Proteins found in one Paenibacillus wynnii genomic segment:
- a CDS encoding Nif3-like dinuclear metal center hexameric protein: protein MLAKGQTVIQYMEQLAPKHLAYDWDKIGLQLGTLQKEISNVLVALDVNDEVVEEAISLNCNLIIAHHAIIFRPLEGIQTDTPAGKLYEKLIKNDIAVYISHTNLDVTEGGMNDWMAEALGIENGTPIKDAHTEQLSKLVVFVPKDHHQKVLDAVMNAGAGRVGNYSHCSFNIEGYGTFIPQEGTNPYIGEQGKMERADEIRIETIVPLSIRNKVVQAMLKAHPYEEVAYDLYSMDLKGRSLGLGRVGKLKEPVTLGEFVDRVKTGLNVDKVRVVGDLNRPIRKAAVIGGSGAKYFKNAIFRGADVLVTGDIDYHTAQDAFLAGITLIDPGHNAEKIMKEKVREWMLVKLVDDKYETSVYASQVNTEPFQFL, encoded by the coding sequence ATGCTTGCCAAAGGACAAACCGTAATTCAATATATGGAGCAGCTGGCTCCAAAACATTTGGCATATGATTGGGATAAAATTGGACTGCAGCTTGGCACGTTGCAAAAGGAAATTTCGAATGTGCTGGTTGCTCTTGATGTCAATGATGAGGTGGTCGAAGAGGCCATTTCGTTGAATTGCAATCTGATCATTGCTCATCACGCTATTATTTTCCGACCGTTGGAGGGTATTCAAACCGATACACCTGCGGGCAAACTTTACGAGAAGCTGATTAAGAATGATATCGCCGTGTATATTAGTCATACTAACCTGGATGTTACTGAGGGCGGTATGAATGACTGGATGGCTGAGGCTTTGGGGATAGAGAACGGTACTCCGATCAAGGATGCTCATACGGAGCAGCTATCTAAGCTGGTTGTATTCGTACCTAAGGATCATCATCAAAAGGTGCTCGATGCTGTAATGAACGCCGGGGCGGGCAGGGTCGGCAATTACAGCCATTGCAGCTTCAATATAGAGGGATACGGTACTTTTATTCCGCAAGAGGGTACTAATCCTTATATAGGGGAGCAAGGTAAAATGGAGCGGGCTGACGAGATTCGCATTGAAACCATCGTTCCGCTGTCTATTCGTAACAAAGTTGTACAGGCTATGCTAAAAGCCCATCCCTATGAAGAGGTAGCGTATGATCTCTATTCAATGGATCTCAAAGGCCGCAGTCTCGGCCTGGGCCGTGTAGGGAAACTGAAAGAGCCGGTAACCCTCGGGGAGTTTGTCGACAGGGTTAAAACTGGACTGAATGTTGATAAGGTTCGAGTGGTTGGAGACTTGAATCGTCCGATTCGCAAAGCCGCTGTAATAGGCGGTTCAGGTGCGAAATATTTTAAGAATGCGATTTTTCGCGGTGCTGATGTGCTTGTTACCGGAGATATAGATTATCATACTGCCCAAGATGCTTTCCTGGCCGGTATTACGCTTATTGATCCCGGGCATAACGCCGAGAAAATTATGAAGGAAAAAGTAAGAGAGTGGATGTTGGTTAAACTTGTCGATGATAAATACGAAACTTCTGTTTATGCTTCACAGGTAAATACGGAACCTTTTCAATTCTTATAA
- a CDS encoding tRNA (adenine(22)-N(1))-methyltransferase: MNNIKLSNRLRLVLDKIPTGSKFADIGSDHALLPIAAIETGKAVFAIAGEVNPGPFDAACKAVAAAGQGKVISVRRGDGLEVLEPGEVDCITIAGMGGSLIASILNRGQVKGKLQGVSVLALQPNVGEDILRRWLIDNGWVLIAENILEEDGKIYEVLTAVPEVKGSELSNENLYKELLLDDGKVKCGRDMLVQMGPWLLKSPNAAFHSKWRGEISKLETILASLLRSELESAEEKRITIQARIQEITEVLQCLPKDKP, from the coding sequence ATGAACAATATTAAATTATCGAATAGACTCCGTCTTGTATTAGACAAAATCCCAACGGGAAGCAAATTTGCAGATATAGGCTCTGATCATGCTTTATTGCCTATAGCAGCAATCGAAACTGGGAAAGCCGTGTTTGCCATTGCCGGTGAGGTCAACCCTGGACCTTTTGACGCGGCCTGTAAGGCAGTTGCGGCAGCCGGACAAGGAAAGGTAATATCCGTAAGACGCGGGGACGGTCTGGAAGTACTGGAGCCCGGTGAGGTGGATTGTATAACCATCGCAGGAATGGGCGGATCTTTAATTGCCTCTATTTTGAATCGCGGGCAGGTTAAAGGAAAGCTTCAGGGTGTCTCAGTTTTAGCCTTGCAGCCCAATGTCGGTGAGGATATTCTACGGCGGTGGCTGATTGATAATGGTTGGGTACTCATTGCTGAGAACATTTTAGAAGAAGACGGTAAGATTTATGAAGTGCTGACAGCGGTGCCTGAGGTTAAGGGCTCTGAACTGTCAAATGAGAATCTTTACAAAGAATTGCTATTGGATGATGGCAAAGTGAAGTGCGGACGGGACATGCTGGTACAGATGGGTCCTTGGCTGCTTAAGTCTCCCAATGCTGCATTCCACAGTAAATGGAGAGGTGAAATCTCGAAGCTGGAGACTATTTTAGCCTCACTTTTGCGATCAGAGCTGGAATCTGCTGAAGAAAAACGGATCACTATTCAAGCCCGGATTCAGGAAATCACGGAGGTGCTTCAATGCTTGCCAAAGGACAAACCGTAA
- the rpoD gene encoding RNA polymerase sigma factor RpoD: MANDQHTELEAESTLDQVKDQLIEQGKKRSSLNYKDIMEKLSPFDQDPEQMEEFYEQLSDLGIEVVNENDEEVTTLRPSEDNENNENEEFSFDDDLSLPPGIKINDPVRMYLKEIGRVPLLSADDEVELAMRIKNGDEEAKRRLAEANLRLVVSIAKRYVGRGMLFLDLIQEGNMGLIKAVEKFDHNKGFKFSTYATWWIRQAITRAIADQARTIRIPVHMVETINKLIRVSRQLLQELGREPSPEEIAAEMELTVEKVREIMKIAQEPVSLETPIGEEDDSHLGDFIEDQEALAPADAAAYELLKEQLEDVLDTLTEREENVLRLRFGLDDGRTRTLEEVGKVFGVTRERIRQIEAKALRKLRHPSRSKRLKDFLE, translated from the coding sequence ATGGCGAACGATCAGCATACTGAACTGGAAGCCGAATCTACATTGGACCAGGTCAAAGATCAACTTATTGAGCAAGGTAAGAAAAGATCATCATTGAATTACAAAGATATTATGGAGAAATTGTCGCCGTTTGATCAAGACCCTGAACAAATGGAGGAATTCTACGAGCAGCTGAGTGACCTCGGCATTGAAGTCGTGAACGAGAACGATGAGGAAGTAACGACTCTTCGGCCAAGCGAGGACAATGAGAACAACGAGAATGAAGAATTCAGCTTTGACGATGATTTGTCATTACCTCCGGGAATCAAAATTAACGACCCCGTCCGTATGTATCTGAAGGAAATCGGCCGTGTACCGCTATTATCGGCTGATGATGAAGTTGAGCTTGCTATGCGTATCAAGAATGGTGACGAGGAAGCAAAACGTCGTCTTGCAGAAGCAAACCTACGTCTCGTGGTAAGTATCGCCAAGCGTTATGTTGGGCGTGGCATGTTGTTCCTGGATCTTATTCAGGAAGGTAACATGGGTCTAATTAAGGCCGTGGAGAAATTTGACCACAACAAGGGCTTTAAATTCAGTACCTATGCAACCTGGTGGATTCGTCAAGCGATTACCCGTGCCATTGCTGACCAAGCGCGGACCATTCGGATCCCAGTTCACATGGTTGAGACCATTAACAAGCTGATTCGTGTCTCCCGTCAACTTCTGCAGGAGCTCGGACGTGAACCTTCACCAGAAGAGATTGCGGCTGAGATGGAATTGACAGTAGAGAAAGTCAGAGAGATCATGAAAATTGCCCAAGAGCCAGTTTCGTTGGAAACACCAATTGGTGAAGAGGATGATTCTCATCTGGGCGACTTCATTGAAGATCAGGAAGCATTGGCTCCGGCGGATGCCGCTGCTTATGAATTGCTGAAGGAACAGCTGGAGGACGTGCTGGACACGCTCACTGAGCGGGAAGAGAATGTGCTTCGCCTACGTTTTGGACTTGATGATGGACGAACAAGAACTCTCGAAGAAGTCGGCAAAGTGTTCGGCGTAACCCGGGAACGTATTCGCCAGATTGAAGCCAAAGCACTGCGGAAGCTCCGTCACCCAAGCCGAAGTAAACGACTTAAGGATTTCCTCGAATAG
- the dnaG gene encoding DNA primase: MASGHGNIPEEVIESVLARHDIAETVGRVVHLTKRGKYLWGLCPFHSEKTPSFTVTPDRGVFHCFSCGMGGNAIKFRMEIEGLSFPEAVKIMAEESDIPIPEGKGGVLSASDPERDRLIQAYEWSAKFYHYLLKNTEHGTAAMEYLRSRNFSDKMIDQFQIGYAPDRWDTLLQFLEKRNFDLAEMERGGLLSARGEGKGYIDRFRGRVIFPISNRTGKVIAFAGRVLGEGQPKYLNSPESKLFNKSRILYNLHQSKASIRKTRQIVLFEGYGDVISAWDAGVHNGVATMGTSLTENHMAIMKSMADEIVLSYDGDRAGQAAAMKAIPLLEGNGLRVKIALLPSGMDPDEFVSRYGGDRFREQVIESAVSTVKFKLIYLKKNHILLEEDGKIAYAKEAIEIIAMLHSSTEREVYLREIASELDLSYDSLKQDCNLLRASMQKNLPEGDINDKRWNNGRHKKGQVQTPTLLPAYHVAERRLLSFMLQDPEAASYVSERLGEDFNIDDHAAIAAYLYAFYAQGKPPDISRFLSSLQDDRLEKTATSISMMDTPPDWNVQVLDDCIREVRRFPLQRRMELKREEMIGAEKNGDFLRAAQIASEIIALERQ; encoded by the coding sequence GTGGCTAGCGGACACGGTAATATTCCGGAAGAGGTCATCGAAAGCGTGCTGGCGCGGCATGATATTGCCGAAACCGTAGGCAGGGTTGTCCATTTAACCAAGCGGGGGAAATATTTATGGGGCCTCTGCCCGTTCCATTCGGAAAAAACCCCTTCCTTCACAGTTACTCCAGACCGGGGAGTGTTTCACTGTTTTAGCTGCGGTATGGGTGGAAATGCCATCAAGTTCAGGATGGAAATCGAAGGACTATCCTTCCCCGAAGCAGTTAAAATAATGGCAGAGGAAAGTGACATTCCGATCCCCGAGGGGAAAGGAGGCGTGCTGTCTGCATCCGATCCGGAACGAGACCGATTAATTCAAGCTTATGAATGGTCTGCAAAGTTCTATCATTATCTGCTGAAAAACACGGAACACGGCACAGCCGCAATGGAATATTTAAGATCCCGGAATTTCAGCGATAAAATGATCGACCAATTTCAGATCGGGTACGCTCCGGACCGCTGGGATACACTGCTTCAATTTTTGGAGAAAAGAAATTTTGATCTCGCTGAAATGGAGAGAGGCGGCCTGTTGTCTGCCAGAGGTGAAGGGAAAGGTTATATTGACCGATTCCGTGGCAGGGTCATCTTCCCGATCAGTAATCGTACAGGCAAGGTAATTGCTTTTGCCGGAAGGGTTCTTGGGGAGGGTCAACCCAAATATTTAAATTCTCCAGAGAGCAAACTATTTAACAAAAGCCGGATACTGTATAACTTGCATCAATCCAAAGCATCCATTCGCAAAACGCGGCAAATCGTACTATTCGAAGGATATGGGGATGTCATTTCGGCTTGGGATGCAGGTGTGCATAACGGTGTAGCCACAATGGGGACTTCGCTTACGGAGAACCATATGGCGATTATGAAGAGCATGGCTGATGAGATTGTTCTCTCCTATGACGGTGATCGGGCGGGACAAGCTGCAGCTATGAAGGCTATTCCACTGCTTGAAGGAAACGGCCTGCGGGTCAAGATCGCTTTATTACCAAGCGGGATGGACCCCGATGAATTCGTATCCCGTTACGGCGGGGACAGATTCAGGGAACAGGTAATCGAATCTGCTGTTTCCACCGTGAAATTTAAGCTTATATATCTGAAAAAAAACCATATACTCCTAGAGGAAGATGGCAAAATCGCTTATGCAAAAGAAGCGATTGAGATCATTGCCATGCTACATTCTTCAACGGAGAGAGAGGTTTATCTAAGGGAAATTGCCTCCGAGCTCGACTTATCCTATGACAGTTTGAAGCAGGATTGTAACTTACTCAGAGCCTCGATGCAAAAAAACCTTCCCGAAGGGGATATTAACGACAAAAGGTGGAATAATGGTAGGCATAAAAAAGGGCAGGTTCAGACTCCAACTTTGCTGCCTGCTTATCATGTTGCGGAACGGCGTTTACTGTCTTTTATGCTGCAGGATCCAGAGGCTGCCAGCTATGTAAGTGAACGTCTGGGAGAAGATTTCAACATCGATGATCATGCGGCAATTGCTGCTTATCTATACGCCTTTTACGCGCAAGGCAAACCACCGGATATTAGCCGGTTTCTATCATCACTTCAAGATGACCGTCTGGAGAAAACAGCAACCTCAATATCTATGATGGATACACCTCCGGATTGGAATGTACAGGTTCTGGACGATTGTATCCGAGAAGTGCGGAGATTTCCTCTGCAACGCAGGATGGAGCTTAAGCGGGAAGAGATGATCGGGGCGGAAAAAAACGGAGATTTTTTGCGTGCGGCACAAATAGCAAGTGAGATTATAGCCCTAGAGAGACAATGA
- a CDS encoding YaiI/YqxD family protein, which produces MFMEGTPGRTIVVDGDACPVKKEIAAAARMFNIPVLMVSSYNHVLKAEEGVTVVQVDSSDQSADLYIANHIFPGDIVLTQDYGLAALALGKRCNVLSFRGQSYQDTTMDFMLEGRHARAVERRRGHYSKGPKAITAEEKIFFQHKLTKLLTVLQENVQR; this is translated from the coding sequence ATGTTCATGGAAGGAACTCCGGGAAGAACTATAGTGGTCGATGGGGATGCCTGTCCGGTTAAAAAGGAGATCGCTGCCGCCGCCCGTATGTTTAACATTCCGGTGCTTATGGTTTCTTCTTATAATCATGTGTTAAAGGCTGAGGAAGGCGTTACTGTAGTGCAGGTGGACAGCAGCGATCAAAGCGCTGATCTGTATATCGCGAATCATATTTTTCCCGGCGATATTGTATTGACTCAGGATTATGGATTGGCGGCGCTGGCACTGGGCAAACGGTGTAATGTTCTCTCTTTTCGGGGGCAATCGTATCAGGATACTACTATGGATTTCATGCTGGAAGGCAGGCATGCCAGGGCAGTTGAACGAAGACGCGGTCACTATTCTAAAGGCCCAAAAGCGATAACTGCGGAGGAAAAGATTTTTTTTCAACATAAACTGACAAAACTTTTAACGGTTTTGCAGGAGAATGTCCAGCGATAG
- the glyS gene encoding glycine--tRNA ligase subunit beta, protein MSKDLLFEIGLEEIPARFIRAAMEQLQDRTSKWLEASRIAHSGVSAYATPRRLAVLVKDAAEKQEDISEEVKGPARKIALDAAGEWSKAALGFARSQGVTPEQFTFKELGGVEYIYATRNSVGVETASLLTEGLNGIVSAMTFPKNMRWGTHDFKFVRPIRWMVALFGTEVVDLEITGVKAGNVSRGHRFLGSVAVITEPSAYVESLRAQHVLVDVKEREQLILDQINKLAHEKDWTIAIKEDLLEEVLFLVETPTVLFGTFDPSFLHIPQDVLITSMREHQRYFPVLDSTGKLLPFFVTVRNGNDVSLDVIAKGNEKVLRARLSDAKFFYQEDQKLKIEDALAKLENIVYHEEMGSIGDKVRRIGQIADALSVKLGLAASTAAEVSRTAEICKFDLVTQMVYEFPELQGTMGEDYARKAGESDTVAKAIFEHYQPRFAGEAVPASEAGYVVSIADKIDTIVGCFSIGIIPTGSQDPYALRRQAAGIVQIVLEHKLSISLQEIFEIAAQVHEKSRNMKHSGTELRINLYEFFGLRVKRLLSDNVRYDVVDAVIAAGYDDVVAVVSRSRALNDAVQTQEDFKITVDSFNRVGNLAAKAQGGSVDPTLLSDDAEVKLFETWQSLHAPYYEALSARNADEALRILSGLKDAVTGFFDSVMVMAEDEKVRSNRLALLAGIDADTKVFADFSKLVW, encoded by the coding sequence ATGTCTAAAGACTTGTTGTTTGAAATTGGCCTCGAGGAAATACCAGCTCGCTTTATTCGAGCGGCAATGGAGCAGCTTCAAGATAGAACTTCTAAATGGCTGGAAGCTTCACGTATTGCGCATAGCGGTGTCAGCGCGTATGCAACACCCCGCCGTTTAGCCGTCCTAGTTAAGGATGCAGCGGAGAAGCAGGAAGATATTAGTGAAGAGGTCAAAGGTCCAGCCCGCAAAATTGCTTTGGACGCAGCCGGTGAATGGAGCAAAGCAGCGCTTGGCTTCGCTCGCAGTCAAGGTGTGACTCCTGAACAGTTTACTTTCAAGGAGCTAGGCGGTGTAGAATACATTTACGCTACCAGAAATAGTGTTGGAGTTGAAACAGCTTCACTGCTTACTGAGGGACTTAACGGAATCGTAAGTGCTATGACTTTCCCGAAAAATATGCGCTGGGGAACTCATGATTTCAAATTTGTCCGCCCGATCCGTTGGATGGTGGCGCTCTTCGGCACTGAAGTGGTAGATTTGGAAATCACAGGTGTTAAAGCCGGCAATGTAAGCCGTGGACACCGTTTCTTGGGATCCGTTGCCGTGATCACTGAGCCCTCAGCGTATGTGGAGAGCTTGCGTGCTCAGCATGTGCTAGTTGATGTAAAGGAACGTGAACAGCTGATCCTGGATCAAATCAACAAGCTTGCTCATGAGAAAGACTGGACCATCGCGATTAAAGAAGATCTGCTGGAAGAAGTGCTTTTCCTTGTGGAAACACCAACCGTCCTTTTTGGAACCTTCGACCCTTCTTTCCTGCATATACCACAAGATGTGCTCATTACTTCGATGCGGGAGCATCAACGTTATTTCCCGGTACTGGATTCGACAGGTAAGCTGCTGCCATTTTTCGTAACGGTTCGTAACGGTAATGATGTATCGCTGGATGTGATTGCCAAAGGGAATGAGAAGGTGCTGCGTGCCCGTCTGTCGGATGCTAAATTCTTCTATCAAGAGGATCAAAAGCTTAAGATTGAGGACGCGCTGGCTAAGCTGGAAAATATCGTGTACCACGAAGAAATGGGCAGTATCGGTGATAAAGTTCGCCGGATTGGTCAAATTGCCGATGCTTTGTCCGTGAAGTTGGGTCTCGCAGCATCTACTGCAGCAGAGGTTAGCCGTACGGCTGAGATTTGCAAATTCGACCTGGTTACACAGATGGTTTATGAATTCCCTGAACTTCAAGGAACTATGGGTGAAGATTATGCCCGTAAAGCCGGAGAGTCGGATACTGTCGCTAAAGCCATATTTGAGCACTATCAGCCACGTTTTGCAGGAGAAGCAGTCCCTGCATCAGAAGCTGGATATGTCGTGAGTATTGCTGATAAAATCGACACCATCGTCGGCTGTTTCTCGATTGGTATAATTCCTACAGGATCGCAGGATCCTTATGCACTGCGCCGTCAAGCGGCCGGTATTGTACAAATTGTTTTGGAACATAAGCTGTCGATCAGTCTGCAGGAAATATTTGAAATTGCTGCACAGGTTCATGAAAAATCACGTAATATGAAACATTCTGGTACCGAACTGCGTATAAACCTGTACGAGTTCTTCGGACTTCGTGTAAAACGTTTATTATCCGACAATGTGCGCTACGATGTTGTGGATGCAGTTATTGCAGCAGGCTATGATGATGTTGTGGCCGTAGTCTCCAGAAGCCGTGCGCTTAATGATGCTGTGCAGACCCAAGAGGACTTCAAAATCACCGTAGATTCTTTCAACCGGGTCGGTAATTTAGCAGCTAAGGCACAAGGCGGTTCTGTAGATCCTACCCTACTGTCGGATGATGCTGAAGTTAAACTTTTCGAGACTTGGCAATCCCTTCACGCCCCATACTATGAAGCGTTGTCTGCTAGAAATGCGGATGAGGCGCTTCGTATCCTTTCAGGATTAAAAGATGCGGTTACCGGATTTTTTGATTCAGTAATGGTTATGGCGGAGGACGAGAAGGTTCGTTCCAATCGTCTGGCTCTTCTGGCCGGTATTGATGCGGATACGAAAGTCTTTGCGGATTTTAGCAAGCTGGTCTGGTAA
- the glyQ gene encoding glycine--tRNA ligase subunit alpha codes for MNFQQMILTLQQFWAEHNCIIVQPYDTEKGAGTMNPMTFLRSLGPEPWKVAYVEPSRRPSDGRYGENPNRLYQHHQFQVIIKPSPDNIQEIYLDSLKALGVEPLLHDIRFVEDNWENPSLGCAGLGWEVWLDGMEITQFTYFQQVGGIEANPVAVEITYGMERLASYIQDKENVFDLEWVDGITYGDVFRQPEFEHSTYTFEVSDVKMLFTLFNTYEEEARRAMEKNLVFPAYDYVLKCSHTFNLLDARGAISVTERTGFITRVRNLARTVAATYMEEREKLGFPLLKKEGAEHV; via the coding sequence ATGAATTTTCAGCAGATGATCTTGACGCTGCAGCAGTTTTGGGCAGAACACAACTGTATTATCGTCCAACCGTATGATACGGAAAAAGGGGCGGGCACTATGAACCCGATGACTTTCTTGCGTTCTCTCGGACCTGAGCCATGGAAAGTGGCTTACGTTGAGCCGTCCCGCCGCCCATCAGACGGACGTTACGGAGAAAACCCTAACCGTCTATACCAGCATCATCAATTTCAAGTGATTATCAAACCATCACCGGATAATATTCAAGAAATCTATCTGGACAGTCTGAAAGCACTTGGTGTTGAACCGCTGCTGCATGACATCCGATTTGTTGAAGACAACTGGGAAAATCCATCCTTGGGTTGTGCAGGTTTAGGTTGGGAAGTATGGCTGGATGGTATGGAAATTACGCAGTTCACTTATTTCCAACAAGTCGGTGGTATTGAAGCCAATCCGGTTGCCGTAGAAATTACATACGGTATGGAACGGTTGGCGTCCTATATTCAGGATAAAGAAAATGTGTTCGATTTGGAATGGGTAGACGGTATTACGTATGGTGACGTTTTCCGTCAACCGGAGTTCGAGCATTCAACCTATACGTTTGAAGTTTCGGATGTCAAAATGCTCTTCACGTTGTTTAACACCTACGAGGAAGAAGCACGCAGAGCCATGGAGAAGAATCTTGTGTTCCCTGCATATGATTATGTACTTAAATGCTCACACACATTCAATCTGCTGGATGCGCGCGGAGCCATCAGTGTAACCGAACGTACCGGATTTATAACAAGAGTACGTAATCTTGCCAGGACTGTAGCGGCGACCTATATGGAGGAACGCGAGAAGCTGGGCTTCCCGCTGCTGAAGAAAGAAGGTGCTGAACATGTCTAA
- the recO gene encoding DNA repair protein RecO, which produces MLHRVEGIVIRSMDYGEGNAIITLCTENAGKVGVLVRGAKKARSRHAALIQPFTVGQFVFFRNNGGLGTLNSGEITESHHPLREDLVKAAYSCYACELLDRVLHDEETGSFWFRQLAACLTALEEGKEPGVIINVYEMKILQAAGYGPQLEQCVICGQERPDDQLLISPRLGGVLCRSCKHNDPPAMEISPRSLKLLRLFAKLDLTRLGNVDVKADTREELKKVMRAIMDFQLGLRLKSQNFLDQLDKYNI; this is translated from the coding sequence ATGCTACACAGGGTGGAAGGGATCGTCATCCGCAGCATGGACTACGGTGAAGGGAACGCAATCATTACGCTTTGCACCGAGAATGCCGGTAAGGTAGGGGTTCTGGTGAGGGGCGCTAAGAAGGCGAGGAGCCGTCATGCTGCGCTCATTCAACCGTTTACCGTCGGACAATTTGTTTTTTTTAGAAATAACGGCGGTTTAGGGACGCTTAATTCAGGTGAGATTACGGAGTCTCATCATCCATTACGTGAAGATTTGGTGAAAGCTGCCTATTCTTGTTATGCTTGCGAGCTGCTGGATCGTGTACTCCATGATGAAGAAACAGGCAGCTTCTGGTTTCGTCAGCTTGCTGCTTGTCTTACCGCATTGGAAGAAGGTAAAGAGCCTGGGGTTATTATAAATGTTTATGAGATGAAGATCTTACAGGCTGCAGGCTACGGCCCGCAGCTGGAACAATGTGTGATATGCGGACAGGAGAGACCTGATGATCAACTATTGATCAGCCCTCGTCTTGGCGGGGTGCTCTGCCGCAGCTGCAAGCATAATGATCCTCCTGCTATGGAGATTTCCCCGCGATCACTGAAGCTGTTAAGGCTGTTCGCCAAGCTTGATTTAACAAGGCTTGGGAATGTGGATGTTAAAGCGGATACCCGTGAGGAATTGAAAAAGGTCATGAGAGCCATCATGGATTTCCAGCTTGGGCTTCGACTCAAGTCGCAAAATTTCTTGGATCAACTGGATAAGTATAATATTTGA
- a CDS encoding YqzL family protein: MRDFSWKYFAMTGDVDAYLLYKQAGEPPVYDGELLMGEEKDYDEEAQ, encoded by the coding sequence ATGCGAGACTTTTCGTGGAAGTATTTTGCAATGACTGGAGATGTCGACGCATACCTGCTGTACAAGCAAGCCGGTGAGCCGCCAGTGTACGACGGGGAACTGCTGATGGGGGAAGAGAAGGATTATGATGAAGAAGCGCAGTAA
- the era gene encoding GTPase Era, which yields MKFKSGFVAIVGRPNVGKSTLMNQVIGQKIAIMSDKPQTTRNKIHGVYTNNESQIVFLDTPGIHKRQSKLGDYMNSTALSTLGEVEAVLFLVDAAEGMGGGDRYIAEQLNNVKTPVILVLNKIDKLEPEALLPLMAEYRKLHDFAEIIPVSAKFGSNVNTLLDQLQKYLPEGPQYYPADQITDHPEQFVIAELIREKILHLTREEVPHSIAVAIEDMKLEPNGVVHVSAVIFVERDSQKGIIIGKQGALLKEVGRRARTDIENLLGSKIFLELWVKVKKDWRNQDRVLRDLGFHKDL from the coding sequence ATGAAATTCAAATCAGGGTTTGTAGCAATTGTAGGCAGACCGAACGTAGGTAAATCGACTTTAATGAATCAGGTTATCGGGCAGAAGATTGCGATCATGTCGGATAAACCGCAGACAACGAGAAACAAAATTCACGGGGTTTACACCAATAACGAATCACAGATCGTTTTCCTGGATACACCGGGTATTCATAAACGGCAGTCTAAGCTTGGCGATTACATGAACTCGACTGCATTAAGCACACTGGGTGAAGTAGAGGCCGTGCTGTTTCTAGTAGATGCCGCTGAAGGAATGGGCGGTGGTGACCGTTATATTGCTGAACAACTAAATAATGTGAAAACACCAGTTATCCTCGTCCTTAACAAAATAGACAAGCTGGAGCCAGAGGCTCTTTTGCCGCTGATGGCGGAATACCGTAAGTTGCATGACTTTGCTGAGATCATCCCAGTGTCCGCCAAATTTGGCAGCAATGTGAATACACTGCTTGACCAGCTTCAGAAATATTTGCCGGAGGGGCCGCAATACTATCCTGCGGATCAAATAACGGATCATCCGGAGCAGTTTGTTATCGCTGAGCTTATTCGGGAGAAAATTTTGCATTTAACTCGCGAAGAAGTGCCGCATTCTATCGCAGTTGCAATTGAAGATATGAAGCTTGAACCTAATGGCGTCGTACATGTATCTGCGGTTATTTTTGTGGAACGCGATTCCCAAAAGGGAATTATTATCGGGAAACAGGGTGCGCTTCTTAAAGAAGTAGGAAGACGCGCGCGTACCGACATTGAGAATTTGCTGGGCTCTAAAATATTTTTGGAATTATGGGTAAAAGTTAAAAAAGATTGGCGCAATCAGGATCGCGTACTGCGTGATTTAGGCTTCCATAAAGATCTTTAA
- the cdd gene encoding cytidine deaminase, whose translation MNTALLLQEAAKARANAYIPYSRFGVGAALLDQDGHVHHGCNVENAAFGPTNCAERTALFRAVADGHKPGSFKAIAVIADTDEPVSPCGVCRQVMIELCHPDMKVILGNLKGDMRETTVRELLPGAFGPADLEQGQAPEL comes from the coding sequence ATGAATACCGCTTTACTTCTTCAAGAAGCCGCTAAAGCACGCGCTAATGCGTACATCCCTTATTCCCGCTTCGGAGTGGGCGCTGCTCTGCTTGATCAAGACGGGCATGTGCACCACGGCTGCAACGTTGAGAATGCAGCTTTTGGACCGACCAATTGTGCTGAACGCACCGCGTTATTTCGTGCTGTAGCCGACGGTCATAAACCTGGATCCTTCAAAGCAATCGCCGTTATTGCCGATACGGATGAGCCTGTATCTCCCTGCGGCGTATGCCGTCAAGTTATGATTGAGCTATGTCATCCCGACATGAAGGTTATCCTTGGTAACCTCAAGGGAGATATGAGAGAGACTACGGTACGTGAGCTTCTGCCAGGAGCTTTTGGTCCTGCAGATTTAGAACAAGGACAAGCTCCCGAGTTGTAA